In Streptomyces sp. NBC_00448, the following are encoded in one genomic region:
- a CDS encoding MFS transporter, which yields MTLRIRQQAASAPAGTDAAAPFAWRFVTPLYVGSALNPVNSSIIATALVPISTALHVSVGSTAVLVSSLYLACAIAQPTAGKLAEEFGPRRVFLAGITLVLLGGVLGGFATDLATLTVARVLIGVGTSAGFPSAMVLIRRRAAAAGLAEPPGAVLGGIAIAGMATTAVGPPLGGVLVGALGWHWAFLINVPVTAVAFVMTLCWVPADPPATGPRRGARQIAARIDLPGMVGFGGFMTALMVFLMDLPDLDWIALAVAVLLVGPLVWWELRTPTPFFDIRGLGANAALTRTYLRTSLTLLGTYTVMYGLTQWLEAGRGLSTEEAGLLLLPMGALSALVSRPLSRRNLVRGPLVTAAVAMLAGSLGILALTAHSPVALVVAVTLVFGLCVGTATVSNQTALYTQSPPEQIGTASGLFRTFGYLGSIVSATITGLAFKHGATDSGLHAAAIILIGAGAAVLAMTLLDRGLTRKS from the coding sequence ATGACGCTCCGAATACGGCAGCAGGCAGCGTCCGCGCCCGCGGGCACCGACGCTGCCGCCCCCTTCGCCTGGCGCTTCGTGACCCCGCTGTACGTGGGCTCCGCGCTCAACCCGGTGAACAGCTCGATCATCGCGACCGCGCTCGTGCCCATCTCCACCGCGCTGCACGTGTCCGTCGGCAGCACCGCGGTCCTGGTCTCCAGCCTCTACCTGGCCTGCGCCATCGCCCAGCCGACCGCGGGCAAGCTCGCGGAGGAGTTCGGGCCGCGCCGGGTGTTCCTGGCCGGGATCACGCTGGTGCTGCTCGGCGGTGTGCTCGGCGGCTTCGCCACCGACCTGGCGACGCTCACCGTGGCGCGGGTGCTGATCGGCGTCGGCACGTCCGCGGGCTTCCCCTCGGCGATGGTGCTGATCCGGCGGCGGGCCGCCGCCGCGGGCCTGGCCGAGCCGCCCGGCGCGGTGCTCGGCGGGATCGCGATCGCCGGGATGGCCACCACAGCGGTGGGACCTCCGCTCGGCGGCGTCCTGGTCGGCGCGCTCGGCTGGCACTGGGCGTTCCTGATCAACGTGCCCGTCACCGCCGTCGCGTTCGTGATGACGTTGTGCTGGGTGCCGGCCGACCCGCCCGCCACCGGACCGCGCCGCGGTGCGCGGCAGATCGCCGCCCGGATCGACCTGCCCGGCATGGTCGGCTTCGGCGGGTTCATGACCGCGCTGATGGTCTTCCTGATGGACCTGCCGGACCTCGACTGGATCGCGCTCGCCGTCGCCGTGCTGCTGGTGGGGCCGCTCGTGTGGTGGGAACTGCGCACCCCCACCCCCTTCTTCGACATCCGCGGCCTCGGTGCCAACGCGGCCCTCACCCGGACCTACCTGCGCACCTCGCTCACCTTGCTGGGCACCTACACCGTGATGTACGGGCTCACCCAGTGGCTGGAGGCCGGCCGGGGGCTGTCCACCGAGGAGGCGGGGCTGCTGCTCCTGCCGATGGGCGCGCTGTCCGCGCTCGTCTCGCGGCCGCTGTCCCGGCGCAACCTCGTCCGCGGGCCGCTGGTCACCGCCGCGGTCGCCATGCTGGCCGGCTCGCTGGGCATCCTCGCGCTGACCGCGCACAGCCCGGTCGCCCTGGTGGTGGCCGTCACCCTCGTCTTCGGCCTGTGCGTCGGCACCGCCACCGTCAGCAACCAGACCGCGCTCTACACGCAGTCGCCGCCCGAGCAGATCGGTACCGCCTCCGGGCTGTTCCGCACCTTCGGCTACCTCGGCTCCATCGTCTCCGCCACCATCACCGGGCTCGCCTTCAAGCACGGCGCCACCGACTCCGGGCTGCACGCGGCGGCGATCATCCTCATCGGCGCGGGCGCCGCGGTCCTCGCGATGACCCTTCTGGACCGCGGCCTGACCCGGAAGTCGTAG